One Dromiciops gliroides isolate mDroGli1 chromosome 3, mDroGli1.pri, whole genome shotgun sequence DNA segment encodes these proteins:
- the DNAJC16 gene encoding dnaJ homolog subfamily C member 16 isoform X1 — protein MGVRTLSLSWQFLIVLVLILQILSALDFDPYRVLRVSRTASQADIKKAYKKLAREWHPDKNKDPGAEDKFIQISKAYEILSNEEKRSNFDRYGDAGESTGYHQPQQPQGHHFHHFHDSFYFDESFFHFPFHSERRDSSDEKYLLHFSHYVNEVVPDSFRKPYLIKITSDWCFSCIHIEPVWKEVVQELEVLGVGIGVVHAGYERRLAHHLGAHSTPSILGIINGKISFFHNAVVRENLRQFVESLIPGNLVEKVTDKNYVRFLSGWQQENKPHVLLFDHMPLAPLLYKLIAFAYKDYLSFGYVYVGLRGTQEMTSQYNVNIYTPTMLVFKEHIDKPADVVQARGLKKQTIEDFVSQNKYLLAARLTSQKMFHELCPVKRSHRQRKYCVLLLIREGAKSNPDFEAFLSFALANSQDTVRFVHVYSNRQQEFANTLLPSSETFQGKSAVSILERRNTAGKVVYKTLENPWTGSEKDKFILLGYLDQLRRDPALLSSEAILLDLVDELAPVFFLRWIYSTSEYLSDFWDSVLHNNWREMMPLLSLIFSALFILFGTVIVQAFSDSNEDRESRPPEKEVSEKTEKTETCFSKDNSSRIPKKGFVEVTELTDVTYTSNLVRLRPGHMNVVLILSNSTKTSLLQKFALEVYTFTGSSCLHFSFLSLDKHREWLEYLLEFAQDAAPIPNQYDKHFLERDYTGYVLALNGHKKYFCLFKPQKTVDEEETIGPCSDLDSSLHLGEARGKPFCNSGSKPIKGKLSKLSLWMERLLEGSLQRFYIPSWPELD, from the exons ATTCTatccaatgaagagaagagaTCCAACTTTGATCGCTATGGAGATGCGGGTGAAAGCACCGGGTACCACCAGCCACAGCAGCCACAGGGTCACCACTTCCACCATTTCCACGACAGCTTTTACTTTGATGAATCCTTTTTCCATTTCCCGTTCCATTCGGAGCGGAGAGACTCATCAGATGAGAAGTACCTGCTACACTTTTCCCATTATGTCAACGAGGTGGTCCCAGACAGCTTCAGAAAGCCCTACCTCATCAAGATTACCTCGGACTGGTGCTTCAGCTGCATCCACATTGAGCCTGTCTGGAAAGAAGTGGTACAGGAACTGGAAGTATTGG GTGTGGGAATTGGCGTTGTCCATGCTGGCTATGAAAGACGATTGGCCCATCACCTTGGAGCCCACAGCACTCCCTCCATCCTGGGAATCATAAATGGGAAGATCTCCTTCTTCCACAATGCAGTTGTTCGAGAGAACCTTCGACAGTTTGTGGAGAGCCTCATTCCAGGGAACTTGGTGGAGAAG gtcACTGATAAAAATTACGTCCGATTTCTCTCTGGCTGGCAGCAGGAGAATAAGCCTCACGTCCTTCTGTTTGACCACATGCCGCTGGCACCATTGCTGTACAAG CTGATTGCTTTTGCCTACAAGGATTATTTGTCATTTGGATATGTATATGTCGGCTTGAGAGGGACTCAAGAGATGACAAGTCAGTACAATGTCAACATCTACACCCCAACCATGTTGGTCTTCAAGGAACATATAGACAAACCAGCTGATGTTGTACAg GCTCGGGGGTTGAAGAAACAGACCATTGAAGACTTTGTCTCACAAAACAAGTACCTCCTAGCAGCCCGGCTCACCAGCCAGAAGATGTTTCATGAGCTGTGCCCTGTCAAGAGGTCTCATCGCCAGAGGAA GTACTGTGTGCTCTTGCTGATTCGGGAAGGAGCAAAGTCAAATCCAGATTTTGAAGCTTTTCTGTCCTTCGCGTTGGCAAACAGCCAGGACACTGTGAGATTTGTGCATGTCTACAGCAACCGGCAGCAGGAGTTTGCCAACACTTTGCTACCCAGCAGTGAAACATTTCAGGGAAAATCTGCT GTCTCTATCTTAGAAAGGCGTAACACAGCTGGGAAGGTGGTGTACAAAACTCTGGAAAATCCCTGGACGGGAAGTGAGAAAGATAAGTTCATCCTTCTGGGCTATCTGGATCAGCTACGAAGAGACCctgctcttctttcctctgaggcCATCTTACTTGATCTGGTCGATGAACTTGCTCCT gtgTTTTTCCTTCGATGGATCTATTCCACTTCTGAATATTTGTCAGACTTCTGGGACAGTGTACTTCACAACAATTG GCGAGAAATGATGCCCCTTCTGTCCCTGATCTTCTCCGCACTCTTCATTCTTTTTGGAACAGTCATTGTTCAGGCTTTCAG TGATTCCAATGAGGATCGAGAGTCACGGCCTCCTGAGAAAGAAGTCAGTGAGAAGACCGAGAAGACTGAGACCTGTTTCAGCAAAGACAACAGCAG CAGGATTCCCAAGAAGGGTTTTGTGGAGGTTACTGAGCTCACAGATGTCACATATACGAGTAACCTAGTTCGACTGAGGCCAGGCCACATGAATGTCGTGCTTATTCTGTCTAACTCCACCAAGACCAGCCTACTTCAGAAGTTTGCTTTGGAAGTGTACACATTCACTGG GAGCAGCTGCCTTCACTTCTCCTTCCTGAGTCTTGATAAGCACCGAGAATGGCTTGAATATCTATTAGAGTTTGCCCAGGATGCCGCTCCCATCCCAAACCAGTATGATAAGCATTTCCTGGAGCGTGACTACACTGGCTACGTGCTGGCTTTGAATGGACACAAGAAATACTTCTGCCTCTTCAAGCCCCAGAAAACAGTAGATGAGGAGGAGACCATAGGTCCGTGTAGTGACCTGGATTCTTCCCTCCATTTGGGGGAGGCCCGAGGGAAACCTTTCTGTAATTCTGGATCCAAACCCATCAAAGGCAAACTGAGCAAGCTGTCCTTATGGATGGAACGCCTTTTGGAAGGCTCTTTACAGAGATTCTATATCCCATCGTGGCCTGAGCTAGACtga
- the DNAJC16 gene encoding dnaJ homolog subfamily C member 16 isoform X2, which yields MGVRTLSLSWQFLIVLVLILQILSALDFDPYRVLRVSRTASQADIKKAYKKLAREWHPDKNKDPGAEDKFIQISKAYEILSNEEKRSNFDRYGDAGESTGYHQPQQPQGHHFHHFHDSFYFDESFFHFPFHSERRDSSDEKYLLHFSHYVNEVVPDSFRKPYLIKITSDWCFSCIHIEPVWKEVVQELEVLGVGIGVVHAGYERRLAHHLGAHSTPSILGIINGKISFFHNAVVRENLRQFVESLIPGNLVEKVTDKNYVRFLSGWQQENKPHVLLFDHMPLAPLLYKLIAFAYKDYLSFGYVYVGLRGTQEMTSQYNVNIYTPTMLVFKEHIDKPADVVQARGLKKQTIEDFVSQNKYLLAARLTSQKMFHELCPVKRSHRQRKYCVLLLIREGAKSNPDFEAFLSFALANSQDTVRFVHVYSNRQQEFANTLLPSSETFQGKSAVSILERRNTAGKVVYKTLENPWTGSEKDKFILLGYLDQLRRDPALLSSEAILLDLVDELAPVFFLRWIYSTSEYLSDFWDSVLHNNWREMMPLLSLIFSALFILFGTVIVQAFSDSNEDRESRPPEKEVSEKTEKTETCFSKDNSRIPKKGFVEVTELTDVTYTSNLVRLRPGHMNVVLILSNSTKTSLLQKFALEVYTFTGSSCLHFSFLSLDKHREWLEYLLEFAQDAAPIPNQYDKHFLERDYTGYVLALNGHKKYFCLFKPQKTVDEEETIGPCSDLDSSLHLGEARGKPFCNSGSKPIKGKLSKLSLWMERLLEGSLQRFYIPSWPELD from the exons ATTCTatccaatgaagagaagagaTCCAACTTTGATCGCTATGGAGATGCGGGTGAAAGCACCGGGTACCACCAGCCACAGCAGCCACAGGGTCACCACTTCCACCATTTCCACGACAGCTTTTACTTTGATGAATCCTTTTTCCATTTCCCGTTCCATTCGGAGCGGAGAGACTCATCAGATGAGAAGTACCTGCTACACTTTTCCCATTATGTCAACGAGGTGGTCCCAGACAGCTTCAGAAAGCCCTACCTCATCAAGATTACCTCGGACTGGTGCTTCAGCTGCATCCACATTGAGCCTGTCTGGAAAGAAGTGGTACAGGAACTGGAAGTATTGG GTGTGGGAATTGGCGTTGTCCATGCTGGCTATGAAAGACGATTGGCCCATCACCTTGGAGCCCACAGCACTCCCTCCATCCTGGGAATCATAAATGGGAAGATCTCCTTCTTCCACAATGCAGTTGTTCGAGAGAACCTTCGACAGTTTGTGGAGAGCCTCATTCCAGGGAACTTGGTGGAGAAG gtcACTGATAAAAATTACGTCCGATTTCTCTCTGGCTGGCAGCAGGAGAATAAGCCTCACGTCCTTCTGTTTGACCACATGCCGCTGGCACCATTGCTGTACAAG CTGATTGCTTTTGCCTACAAGGATTATTTGTCATTTGGATATGTATATGTCGGCTTGAGAGGGACTCAAGAGATGACAAGTCAGTACAATGTCAACATCTACACCCCAACCATGTTGGTCTTCAAGGAACATATAGACAAACCAGCTGATGTTGTACAg GCTCGGGGGTTGAAGAAACAGACCATTGAAGACTTTGTCTCACAAAACAAGTACCTCCTAGCAGCCCGGCTCACCAGCCAGAAGATGTTTCATGAGCTGTGCCCTGTCAAGAGGTCTCATCGCCAGAGGAA GTACTGTGTGCTCTTGCTGATTCGGGAAGGAGCAAAGTCAAATCCAGATTTTGAAGCTTTTCTGTCCTTCGCGTTGGCAAACAGCCAGGACACTGTGAGATTTGTGCATGTCTACAGCAACCGGCAGCAGGAGTTTGCCAACACTTTGCTACCCAGCAGTGAAACATTTCAGGGAAAATCTGCT GTCTCTATCTTAGAAAGGCGTAACACAGCTGGGAAGGTGGTGTACAAAACTCTGGAAAATCCCTGGACGGGAAGTGAGAAAGATAAGTTCATCCTTCTGGGCTATCTGGATCAGCTACGAAGAGACCctgctcttctttcctctgaggcCATCTTACTTGATCTGGTCGATGAACTTGCTCCT gtgTTTTTCCTTCGATGGATCTATTCCACTTCTGAATATTTGTCAGACTTCTGGGACAGTGTACTTCACAACAATTG GCGAGAAATGATGCCCCTTCTGTCCCTGATCTTCTCCGCACTCTTCATTCTTTTTGGAACAGTCATTGTTCAGGCTTTCAG TGATTCCAATGAGGATCGAGAGTCACGGCCTCCTGAGAAAGAAGTCAGTGAGAAGACCGAGAAGACTGAGACCTGTTTCAGCAAAGACAACAGCAG GATTCCCAAGAAGGGTTTTGTGGAGGTTACTGAGCTCACAGATGTCACATATACGAGTAACCTAGTTCGACTGAGGCCAGGCCACATGAATGTCGTGCTTATTCTGTCTAACTCCACCAAGACCAGCCTACTTCAGAAGTTTGCTTTGGAAGTGTACACATTCACTGG GAGCAGCTGCCTTCACTTCTCCTTCCTGAGTCTTGATAAGCACCGAGAATGGCTTGAATATCTATTAGAGTTTGCCCAGGATGCCGCTCCCATCCCAAACCAGTATGATAAGCATTTCCTGGAGCGTGACTACACTGGCTACGTGCTGGCTTTGAATGGACACAAGAAATACTTCTGCCTCTTCAAGCCCCAGAAAACAGTAGATGAGGAGGAGACCATAGGTCCGTGTAGTGACCTGGATTCTTCCCTCCATTTGGGGGAGGCCCGAGGGAAACCTTTCTGTAATTCTGGATCCAAACCCATCAAAGGCAAACTGAGCAAGCTGTCCTTATGGATGGAACGCCTTTTGGAAGGCTCTTTACAGAGATTCTATATCCCATCGTGGCCTGAGCTAGACtga